From the genome of Tachysurus fulvidraco isolate hzauxx_2018 chromosome 14, HZAU_PFXX_2.0, whole genome shotgun sequence:
cacacacacacacacacacacacacacacacacacacacacacacacacacacacacgcgcgcgcgcgcgcgcgcgcgcaatACACACGGATATGCTAGGAATGAATCCAATAATACCAGCACTAAATGGTTAGGGTTAAGTATTGTACTCTGTctgttattattacatttcaCTATATAAAAAATAGCAAACTGCAACAAATTCCAGCAATCCATAGCCTAAAAAAATTGTAACAATTCCACTCACCATAAACATTTTCAATGAAGAAAAACTCCAGAAGATttccctttaaaaaaagaaaaagaaaatcaacataTACAAGCTGACATTAGTATTATAGGGATACTTTCAGATACTTGCTTAGGGAGAAAGAAACAAGACTTGGCttttaacagaaacaaaatctATGACAATCCaatattctgtttaaataaagagGAAGAAGGTTTTTCTTCCTGAATAACATTATCACTCACTCTACTTATTTCAGAATAAAGATGcactttagtgttttattttttatttttttaatgttgcagCCTTTCCTTTCATCTCACATTATCTCCATGTGAAGTATAATCTGACAAGCTCGCCTTGCTCTATTGTTATGTATTTTTGTGGTATGTAAATGCTATCAGCTACTTTGGCATAATGTTCATAACCAGACAAATCTGCCCTATTGTGACATTAGAAACTTTCTTACACAGAACAAATATATTAACAGAGAATACCatacaatcaatttaataatatttctatCAATGCTTTATGTTCGTACCAGTTGTAGCTGTAATAAGGTCAGCacagtacatataaaataacaaaaatcatattaaaaaaaacatataaaaagtatatttaaaaaaagacgaGGGCTCTGTGGTTATGTGGTTATAGTAGAGTTTCATATAGAAATACTTGGTCTGTATTAGAGATACTTAATAAAATAGATAATGTTCTCAGATACAAATACAGTTACAAATAGGatgtccattcattcattcattcattcattcatctttgtaCCTGCCTGAGGTacaaagaaacacagaacacagaaaccCCTTCCTTTCATCCCATaaactttagacttttttaatTCATAGCCAATGAAAAATGGTAGAAACCAACTATCCTttttgatctaaaaaaaaaaaaaatctctgtgtTTCCTTTTATGCAGATATGCTtaagtgcatttttttctggTCCTTTTACTGCTCAGTTTTTTAGCTCATATTATCACCATATGAAGTACAGCCAGGTctgattaattcaattcaattcaatttaagtttatttgtatagcgctttttacaatagacattgtctcaaagcagctttacagaacataaacatagagcagacggtaaacataattaatgataaaggaaataacgaataataaaaaataagaattaacagaatagaaattctagattattattagatatatatagttcacaatgtgtagttcacaatgtgtatgcaGGGTTATGGTCTTGCATTCATTTCTAGCTGAGCTTTAGAAGCCATATGCTGaaagtttttctctctctgtgtgtgtgtgtgtgtgtgtgtgtgtgtgtgtgtgtgtgtgtgtgtgtgtgtgtgtgtgtgtgtgtgtgtgtgtgtgtgtgtgtgtgtgtgtgtgtgttttctgtattaGGCCATGCTACAGATTAAGATACTGATATTCTGATAATTAAATAAGTACAGACAGTAGCATCAAGCTATAGCCAAGTGTATGTAGATGCATAGATAcagaaaaatgtaagaaaaatgttttgtaagTTTGATATAagataatatttatttgataaaaaaaCATCCCTACTCACCCAGTAAAAGATCgatgtttaattattaaaaaaatgtgttttgtgtgttactgtgaatGTGCTTTAGGTTGTTGCACCAAAACCTGATCACCTACTTACATTAACAATTAATCAGTGCTTTgtggaaaatataaaaagaatgaaaaggggaaaaaacagaaaaaacagaacacagctGTACTAATGAAATAACAAGTTTCCGCAATGCTTTTGCAGGTGCTGGCGGCTAAGCACAGTCCTTTCCTAAATAACACAGAAACCCCTTCCTTTCATCCCATAAACTTTAGTCTTTTTAAATTCATAGCCAATGAAAAAATGGTAGAAACCAACTATCCTtttagatctaaaaaaaaatctctgtgtTTCCTTTTATACAGAGATATGCTTAAGTGCATTCTTTTCTGGTCTTTTTACTGCTCAGTTTTTTAGCTCATATTATCACCATATGAAGTACAGCCTGGTCTGTTTACTgctctggcttttttttttttgcggtaTGAAAAATGTATCAAATATGTTGATGTAGTGTACATGAAGAGAATTTGGAAATAAGAactcaaacaaatttaaacacattttaccATTTAATCTATTAATTGGTATCTAATGTCCTTGAATGTCCGATGTCTGTAATTAATTTTGTGGTACAGCTTTGAGTCTAAAGGAAAGTGAGAAACACACTAAGATGTCAGTTGAAGGTTGTgagcatataaaataaaaaagaaatgtgttgtttttttggataCTATATTAATGATAGATTGTAATATtagagataaacagataaatgacAGTTTTCATATATGGGAGAATATAGTGAGAAGCAGGTTTATACACTCACCACCCAATCTAATAGGAACACatgctcatttacatttacaacatttggcagatgcccttatccagagcgacgtataAAATGCAATCTTTCTATCAAAGAATACACTAACACTGGTTCACAAGGTTTAAGATTTATGACTTATGGTTTATGACTTATGACTTATGCAGATTTATGCAGTTAcataatcagccaatcatgtgtcaGCAGTCCAATATTGACAATAAATTTATGCAGATATAGATCAAgagtttcagttaatgttcagaACAAACATCAGAGAGTGAAAATATTGTGTTCTCTTTGGCTTTGATCGTGGCATGGTCGTCGGTGGCAGCTGGGCTGATTTGAGTATTTCCAAAACTGATTTatacacacaacagtctgtagagtttacacatattggttcaaaaaaaaaaaaaatatttgagtgAATAACAGCTCAGCTCTGGAAACGGCTTGTTGATATAGAGATCATAGGAACACGGCCGGATAGGTTCGAGCTTCCAGGAAGAACTCATATACCTACTCTTTACAACTGTTGTTAGCAGAAAAAACATCTCAGGATGCACAAAACATGAAATCTTGAGATGGATGGACCATAACAGAAGACCACTTTGGGAACTGTTCCTGTCAGCCATAGACACATGCTCATCCAAGCCTGTATCTGCAtgtttgtgctgctgccacatgactggaTAGCAGCAATAAGCAGGTGCACATGTGTTCCCATTAACATTACCATGGCCTACactgtgcatgcgtgtgcacatgcacatgatatttaattatatgcatgaaaaaaaggtttgttCTCACAGAAGGAGCACAATGTTGGCATGAAGCACAttaattattactatattacaaTGCATTTAAGAACATATTGTGTGCAAGGGACTACActggactatatatatataacctatGATTGTAGGATTTGGTGTAGGAATAATGGAGAGagctgcttttttgtttttacaaccCTTCCAATACTGAGACTAGCACTCTGTCAAGACCGtgacattttctttaaataccACAGTCACGGGGTAAATGTTGAATACCTACACAAGCTGTCATCTTGCATGCGCTATGTGGAggtgaataaataaagtgaaagaaaCAAGGAGCTCTTTTCAGTTAAATGTCAAGCATGTGGTTAAAAGTTTGCATCTACATTATGTGTGTAGGTAGGAATTAATGCTTGTGAACCAGGATGAATAGAAATGCAGTTAAGACAAGTGGTATTTCAATATGCTCAAACAGCACCATCTTTTGATAAACATTTGCAACTTTTTCTGACGTCTCTTACTTTTCTGTGtggttttttattttcctgttagTTGGATGATCTAGATCTACTTAATCGCAAATAGTTCTGCAAATGAAATTTCTGAATACTGACTTTCtaactgtaatatatttttaaagaacactTTAACTAAGCTTTCCTGATAtcattaatatacagtagattcTCTGGAACAAAAAATAGTTTTGACTGATCTGGGATTTGGAATAGATCTGTGAACAACAAGAGTGAACCACTGTGTTTTTTACTGGCTGAAGAAACTTACATTACAAGCACTAGGATCATTTGTTTCTTGAATAAAGTGTGTACCTGCCTGTGAGTAACAACATTCTGCATCCTATTTTGCACTTTTGTCTATGAGTAGCAGAAGTTAGCAACATTTAACACCTTAGTGTCCTGTTACACTCCACATTGGtgtttaatggctcatatgTAAAAAGACAGTGCTTCGAAATTGTACTTTTACATTTCGAATTTCTGTTTTATAGGAGCAAAATTTTCACAGAAAATTTACCCAAAAATCGGGgaaaacacacagatatttttATCTTATGTTAAACCAATTTCTACTTTTGGAgaagcatttaaaatatttagaatttgaATGTGTTTTCTTTATCCACTTTCTCACACTGAAAGTCAACAGGGTCCTGACTAATTTCATATCAGATTTGTGCCATTTTTATCCTGACAGaaaatgtctgttttatttttattccaccGGGGTAGTGGAACTCCAGTGTACTAATAAAAAGGGTTAATATCACTTACACAACTCCTATAGGAATGTCTAATGTTTAACTCTAACCTCACCCAATATTTAACCCAAATCTATGCATAGCCTTGAGATTGTGCTAGTGAACAGGGCTGCCATGCTGCAAATACCACTCACCATACACTGTGTCTGTAACAGTAAAAGCATCTTACAATAAACCAAACCTTTGATCATTTGAAAAGACGAATTTCTTCCATGCCTTTCCTCTAGAGCCCAGAGAAATTCACATTGCTGTTCTATTCAGTCTTTGAATACAACTGATTCTGATAAACAGGAGCTATGGAATTGAAAAAATGTGAACTGCCTGGAGCAAACCAAGGATGGCCTTGCATTTATTAcgcctttattattattaataaaacacaaattaataacTTGAATACATTCACAATTTGTCAAATTATGTtgcatatacaaaaaaaatgtgttgccAATGTACGAACATTTCTAAAGCTGAAATAATgatttcaatatttaaaaaatgtcatacGGTTCTGTTATTCATTGAGATTTGAATTAATTTCCAGTTCCTTTTCATTCTATAACAAAAGGGTGGTTCCCTTcggttaaataaaaaacatcagggagttttcctatttgcttatttatttgtctaataCTAGTAAGTTCTTTCTTTAGTCAGTAAAATCAGTACAAACTGGTATGGTAAGTAATAACGCTGTGAGGAACTGAATAAATAAGCGCACTACTTTAACCTTTGCTCTATTTAATGCAGCCTTGAGGGTATTATAAATACAGAGTTTTAGTAGCGCTTGTAAAATGATCTGTTTCCTAACAATTAGAacagtggttttgtgtgtgtgtgtgtgtgtgtgtgtgtgtgtgtgtgtgtgtgtgtgtgtgtgtgtgtgtgtgtgtgtgtgtgtgtgtgtgtgtgtgtgtgtgtgtttgttttaggctAAGGTGCAGAGGCATATTATGAGGCTCAGCTTCTCCTTGACAACCAGCTAGAATGACCTCTTATTAgcaacacagcagtgtgtgagagtgtgtgtgcatatactGATGTGCTTGTAGCTGAAAAGGCTCCAGTGGTGAAAAACAACCATTTTTACCtgcatttataattatttttatatcctTTGGATCTTGTCACATTAGTTGCTTGGTGATGGCTTAGGTGATGTGCACTAGTAATGAATTGGTTACATGGTTATTATTAATAAGGACATTTTATATAGCTTTATATAAGAACAATCAATGGTGAGTAAAAGCTGAATTTAtatagagcttttttttttttgcttctaaaGCAGCAAAGACACAACCTgactattaaaaaatatatttggaaTTTATCATATGCTTGATTTCAGTCTAATAAAATTTCATAAGATGAAAAACAGGAGAATTCACCCATGTTGATATCATATTTAGCAGATATTATGTTTGTCAAAAAAACTAGAGAACtgcaaagacagagaaaaaggaggagaaaatgCAAATCTTCACACAGTTAACCAAGCTCGAGACTGAAACTCCAAGGCAGCAATGCTATGCACTGCACCACTGTGATAGTTTGACATTTGTGGCAAATTTTCCAATCAGTTATGTAACATAGCATGAATGAAAAATTTGCCACATATGTGAAACTATTTCATTTGTTAGACAGTGACtttattttgcagttttttttttatctttgataCAAATTGACTTGACATATTATATTAACTTTTACCCCTGTCTTCTTCTTACTCTTTAATAGAGTTCAAGTCAGATTCAGTTCATTTTTAATGCCACAGTTCTACCGACACAACACATTCTTGTTCTGAGGAATGAACAGAAGTACATTATGTAACTGAATTCCCTGTGAGTAACTTTAGCTAGGTCGGGTGAGCACAGGCCAATTCAGTGTTTCATCAAACCTGACAGGTTTGGAGATTCTTCCGGGTATTTCTCTTTGGATGTGATTTCTGTGCAGTTTTTCAACAGGAATTAGCATGACTGATGAAGAATTATGCATTGGAGTGTAAGTGTTGGTTTAAAGATTTGAGTACTGACACTGGGACCATAAGCCTTAGAGGTGTGAAATACATGCAATCAATAACCATGTGGTATGCATGTTAACACTGCACTTCTCACAAAACTACACACTTTTCAGATTGAGTGTCACAAAATAAACAGCCATTCCTGTAAAAGTGATACTTGTACAAAGATGGCTGTGTGAAATAAGATGTCaaagaaaaagtaaacagaCTTGTTACATCACGTCGTTCACTTACATTTCTATAATTCTATTCAGTCTTTCAAGGGCGCAGACATGAAGACCTGAACTTTTTACAGTCGAAATATCTTGAAAAATCCCACAAAACTGTTGgggtttttatttgtatttatgtttattaaataactgtttgtttgtttgtttgattgtttgtttgtttggttggttgattgactgattgattgattgattgattgattgattgattgattgattgattgattgattgactgactgattgattggttgattgattgcgttttatttacattacccTGTCTGAGTTTTCCATGCTATCTAAGTCACAttgtctgtttttgtatttcatcatgaaatgaaacaaatttgTGGATTTCACCAAAACTATGGCCACAATATCAGAAGCACACATTTGTTTAGGATGTTGTTGTATTCAGTAACATTACCATTTCCTTTCAGTGACACTAAAAGGCCCAAACCCCATTTGTGGATGTTGGATGTGGAACTTGTGTGTCCTGCATTGAGCCTAACCTTTTGCCAACTGCATACCAATCCTCCTCACCCAGCATCAgagcctgacctcactaatgctcttgtggctgaatgagcaaatTCCCACAGCCATGCTAGAAAATCTCATTCCCAGAAGAGTGGGTCATTATAGCAGAAAGTGGGGAGTACATCTGGAATGGCTTGTTCAAAAGGACACTGTATGAGGATTatggtcaagtgtccacaaGCGTTTTGTGTTAGAAATTTCCCATAggtgagaatgagtgtgtgtgtgtgtgtgtgtgtgtgtgtgtgtgtgtgtgtgtgtgtgtgtgtgtgtgtgtgtgtgtgtgtgtgtgtgtgtgtgtgtgtgtgtgcatggttccCTGCCCTAGAAGCACTCCAGGAGTTGTTTCCAACTAGTGTTCAGTGCTCCAGACTGCAATCCTTACTAGGATAAAGCAGTATTCAacacatatatttaattatgtatGATCATATTACCAACTGAAATATGAAAACAGTAAGACTTTTAAAATCAGGACTGAAAGCTTTGACGAATTGTGGAAACCAAACAGCATGCGATTgcaatcaattttatttataaagtgcaTCACAAATAACCAAaatcgatttaaaaaaaaataaaataaaaaatttaaaaaatcacacaaggccaaaaaaaaataataaataaaggttgtggctctcacacacaacaaacacaacacagcaacaAAAGCTTGACAGTGAAACCCAAAGAAACCTGAAATGAAATTGGAGTGCATTGACATTGTCATGTGActtcctgttattttttttaagcttcaCTTTAACATACTTTGTATTCTGTCTAACATtcaatttttgttgttgttgttgttttcattttgtctcattttcaATTTTCTTTTGGTTTTACATTTGTTATGTAAACATTCTTACATTCTGTTTGCAAAGCACCTTATATGCGAAATCTGCTACaattaaattagaaaaaagTAGGACATACATTCCACAAAATCaagctgaaaagaaagaaagaaagaaaaaaaaacagtgcagtgcCAAAAATTTCATAATTTAACCAAAAGTATTCTtggtaaataattttttttccagtaaatatcttgtgatttaaagacaaaatatttcacATCAGTTCATTTTATCAATCTTCCATATCATGTTCCACTCCGCTCAGCCAAGAAGGCTAACATAGCATGAGCATAAACTCTGCCAATCAGCAGATTAGAAAACAAATCACCAGATCTGTTTTccagtcttcagctgtctagTTTTCATAACCCTGTGCCCACAATAGTCTCAGTTTCCTGTTAGTGCCTGAGAGGAATGGAATACAGAGTGCTAAGGgttgatgttttgtgcatgcttagatgcttttctgcttaacaTGTTTGTGAAAAGAGATTAGATGAGTTATTATGAGAACAAATCTTCCCCCGACCATTCTTATCAAAACAGCATTTCATCCTACAGACCTGTTActaaataatttttgtttttcacatcattctgtataaactctagagactgttgcaTGTGAAAATCCTAGGAGACCAGCCgtttctaaaatacttgaaatatCCCATccggcaccaacaaccatgccatggtTAAATCCCAGAGATAATACATTTGTTGCGAAAACATTAACTGAATGTCTTgaactgtatctgcatgatttcgTTTAATGTggtgctgccacatgattggctgattagatattTAAATGAGCAGGAGATGGAATGTTCCTGTTGAAGTGGATGGTGAgtctatgtatatgtgtatttatactTATGCTTATAGGTGAGAATGTGCCTAAAATCAAAGCATTTAaaagacacatttttttctaaaggtTTGGGTTTTCTTTGATGATACACTTCCAGCTTAGCTGGTTCAGGtttcagttttgtgtgtgtgtgtgtgtgtgtgtgtgtgtgtgtgtgtgtgtgtgtgtgtgtgtgtgtgtgtgtgtgtgtgtgtgtgtgtgtgtgtgtgtgtgtgtgtgagtttttaaGTCTGATTTATAATCTCCTATCATACAGTGCTGAGTTCTGTCAGTGAGTATTGTTAAACCAACATTATAGATCCATGTGGCAGCATTTGTCTATCACTACTTTTCCatcttttccattttctttgaaacccacacatacacacaaaaccaaGGACAAGCACTTTGCTTTTGCTTGAAAAAGtcaagcacacacatgcacaggcacGATCATGCACACGTagcaagagagagagtacaGTACATCAGGTGGAGGCAGAGCAAGTGGCAGAATCAGGCAGTGAGTCAGTTTGCTCTGAGCACCACTGTGAGACAACAGCACGTGAGGATTTTTAACTAACCTATGCACCATCATCTGATctcatttattcacatttacttcatacattttattcttttttattatctgAGTTCAACCTTTCATAatcttattttttcatattttttcaacCTTTCATAATCTTCTCTGCTATACTCCACATCACTCTGTAATCATTTTACCCTCTCTTTCACCACCCCGGtctcttttattttctacattttcctGTGGAGACTCATGAACGGCTCTTACCATCACATGCTCCTGTGGGACAGCTTTATGAACAACCACACTGCAGAGTACGAGAATGGGAGCATGTTGCTGTGGCTCTCGAACAGCAGTGTCGCTCCTCCTCCGTCAGGTCCACCAGGTCTGTCAGGTACGTCAGGGGCGCTGTGCCAGCAGGTTCAGATCCAGGCTGAAGTTTTCCTTGCACTTGGGATCATCAGCCTTCTGGAGAACATCTTGGTCATTTCTGCAGTGGTGAAAAACAAGAATCTCCATTCTCCCATGTATTTCTTTCTCTGCAGCCTGGCAGCGGCAGACATGCTCGTGAGTGTCTCCAATTCCTTGGAGACGATTGTGATCGCCATTCTCAGAAACAATCTCCTCAAGCTCAGCGACTATTTTGTGCGTTTGATGGATAATATTTTTGATTCCATGATTTGTATCTCTCTGGTAGCATCCATATGTAACCTCCTGGCTATTGCAGTTGACCGATATGTCACCATATTCTATGCATTACGCTATCACAGTATTGTAACTGCACACCGTGCATTAAGTGCCATTGGTACCATATGGCTCACCTGCATCATCTGCGGCATTGTCTTCATCGTATACTCTGAGAGCAAGATGGTCATTATTTGTCTAATTACAATGTTCTTTACAATGCTGGCACTGATGGCAACACTCTACGTTCACATGTTTTTGCTTGCCCGACTCCATGTCCAACGCATTGCTGCATTACCAGCTGCAGCAGCTGCTGCTGGTGACCCGGCGCCACGGCATTGCAGCTGCTTGAAGGGAGCAGTGACTATCACCATCCTcttgggggtgtttgtgtgctgcTGGGCACCCTTCTTCCTCCACCTCATCCTCCTAGTGGCATGCCCACGCCACCCACTCTGCCTGTGTTACATGTCACACTTCACCACCTACCTGGTGCTCATCATGTGTAACTCAGTCATCGACCCCATCATCTATGCTTTCCGGAGCCTGGAGATGAGAAAGACTTTTAGAGAAATCCTCTGCTGCTTTGGTGCAGGATGCCCAGCTCCAGCCTGCGAGCGAGAACGAGAGATGAACACGGAGAGACCACGGGAGAGAACACAAGAACGGGAgaaggagagtgagacagagtgagagtgaaaggtAGACTGAAAGGAAAACAGAGAGTGGGAGAGTAGTGCTGGGCTATGTTCAAAAGATGTAGAAAATAGAGGGGAATTatggtatggtgtgtgtgtgtgtgtgtgtgtgtgtgtgtgtgtgtgtgtgtgtgtgtgtgtgtgtgtgtgtgtgtgtgtgtgtgtgtgtgtgtgtgtgtgtgtgtgaaaatttaAGTACTGAGTTAGCTTTTGTAGAAGACATTAGCATGGTTATATTTTGGAAGTGAATATACATATAGATTGTGGTTATTTATATGTGGGTGTTTGGGAAATTCAGGGTTTAGATAATTATATGACATAGAAGTCTATGAAAGCTATGAAATCTTTAAAACTGTGAttcacacaactcacacaagAAACAATTCTTGTATCTACACATATTACAgttcttattaacttaaaaaaaatcatgatatGGATGCCTGTTTAATCTGAGCTGTTATTTTCCAGTTCAGAAGTCACTGTGAGTCTCAGTACTAATATACCATTTGTACTAAATACTaatgcaaaatatatttttctgaacatcactgatgtataataaaatatttaaagcaaaatgtttatgtaaatagtTCTATATTTAAAATCAGTGTTATGCTTCGAAATAATAGctgcttcctgtgtgtgtgtgtgtgtgtgtgtgtgtgtgtgtgtgtgtgtgtgtgtgtgtgtgtgtgtgtgt
Proteins encoded in this window:
- the mc3r gene encoding melanocortin receptor 3, translating into MNGSYHHMLLWDSFMNNHTAEYENGSMLLWLSNSSVAPPPSGPPGLSGTSGALCQQVQIQAEVFLALGIISLLENILVISAVVKNKNLHSPMYFFLCSLAAADMLVSVSNSLETIVIAILRNNLLKLSDYFVRLMDNIFDSMICISLVASICNLLAIAVDRYVTIFYALRYHSIVTAHRALSAIGTIWLTCIICGIVFIVYSESKMVIICLITMFFTMLALMATLYVHMFLLARLHVQRIAALPAAAAAAGDPAPRHCSCLKGAVTITILLGVFVCCWAPFFLHLILLVACPRHPLCLCYMSHFTTYLVLIMCNSVIDPIIYAFRSLEMRKTFREILCCFGAGCPAPACEREREMNTERPRERTQEREKESETE